The following are encoded together in the Nocardioides sp. Arc9.136 genome:
- a CDS encoding TadE/TadG family type IV pilus assembly protein, which yields MGQSIWARAFNRSRDERGTVAIEAAIGVPAFGLFVAMIILGGRVEIAKQSVEAAAYEAARAASIERTQSEAIAAGRSSAASSLHDQDVNCTSTNITVNAAAFNAPIGNTAQVNVTVTCTVNLSDLSIPGVPGTRTITATASSPVDAYRERR from the coding sequence ATGGGGCAGAGCATCTGGGCACGCGCCTTCAACCGCAGCCGGGACGAGCGCGGGACGGTGGCCATCGAGGCCGCGATCGGCGTCCCGGCCTTCGGGCTGTTCGTGGCGATGATCATCCTCGGCGGCCGCGTCGAGATCGCCAAACAGTCCGTGGAAGCAGCCGCGTACGAGGCAGCACGGGCAGCCTCGATCGAGCGAACCCAGAGCGAGGCGATCGCCGCAGGCAGGTCCTCGGCCGCAAGCAGCCTGCACGACCAGGACGTGAACTGCACGAGCACGAACATCACGGTCAACGCTGCGGCGTTCAACGCACCGATCGGGAACACCGCCCAGGTGAACGTCACGGTGACCTGCACGGTCAACCTGTCGGACCTGAGCATCCCGGGCGTACCCGGCACCCGCACGATCACCGCAACCGCGAGCAGCCCCGTCGACGCATACCGGGAGCGCCGATGA
- a CDS encoding TadE family protein — MAIQMVFLMPALFAVMFLGVQGALYYHAREVALAAAQEGAREAGSENGSRESGVATANGFLQDAGGSDVMTSTSVSGARTTTTATITVTGKSMSVIPGWHVTVSQNASVPVERLTE, encoded by the coding sequence GTGGCCATCCAGATGGTCTTCCTGATGCCGGCGCTCTTCGCGGTGATGTTCCTCGGTGTCCAGGGCGCGCTGTATTACCACGCCCGCGAAGTAGCGCTCGCGGCCGCGCAGGAGGGCGCACGCGAAGCGGGCAGCGAGAACGGCAGCCGTGAGTCCGGAGTGGCGACCGCGAACGGCTTCCTCCAGGACGCCGGCGGATCCGACGTGATGACGTCGACCAGCGTCTCCGGGGCACGGACCACGACAACGGCCACGATCACCGTCACCGGCAAGTCCATGAGCGTGATCCCCGGCTGGCACGTGACCGTCAGCCAGAACGCCAGCGTCCCGGTCGAGAGGCTCACCGAATGA
- a CDS encoding type II secretion system F family protein produces the protein MTGLQLALASGTLLGLAVALLVWRLVPSDPDLADALDRLSPGHVVPRRRAGPLDVEESTESGSLVDRIGVWAIKNLPGGAWAHTPRKDLAILQISETRFYGEKVVWALLGLAMPPLFAAFFALIGLPLPFAIPTFGSLGLAALFWFMPNYNATDDAKKARIEFNRALGAYIDMVATGVRDGSSGQQALRSAAEVGDTWVFKRIESELRRARYMTRAPWDSLHGLADDLGVPELDDLADIMQQSGQDGAQIYNNLRARAAALRSAMLSAELGKANAVSERMYIPASLLGIVFMAILVTPSMLRFAT, from the coding sequence ATGACGGGCCTCCAGCTCGCGCTCGCCAGCGGCACCCTCCTCGGGCTCGCTGTTGCCCTGCTCGTGTGGCGCCTGGTTCCGTCGGACCCCGACCTCGCCGACGCCTTGGACCGGCTCTCGCCCGGCCACGTCGTGCCCCGCCGCAGAGCCGGCCCGCTCGACGTCGAGGAGAGCACCGAATCCGGATCGCTCGTCGACCGGATCGGCGTGTGGGCGATCAAGAACCTGCCCGGGGGAGCGTGGGCACACACGCCGCGCAAGGACCTGGCCATCCTCCAGATCAGCGAGACCAGGTTCTACGGCGAGAAGGTCGTCTGGGCGCTGCTCGGCCTGGCGATGCCGCCGCTGTTCGCGGCGTTCTTCGCGCTGATCGGGCTCCCGCTCCCGTTCGCGATCCCCACCTTCGGGTCGCTCGGGCTCGCCGCACTGTTCTGGTTCATGCCCAACTACAATGCCACTGACGACGCCAAGAAGGCCCGCATCGAGTTCAACCGAGCCCTGGGCGCCTACATCGACATGGTCGCCACCGGAGTCCGCGACGGCTCCAGCGGCCAGCAGGCGCTGCGCTCCGCGGCCGAGGTCGGCGACACCTGGGTGTTCAAGCGGATCGAGAGCGAGCTGCGCCGCGCCCGCTACATGACCCGCGCCCCCTGGGACTCCCTGCACGGCCTCGCCGATGACCTCGGCGTCCCCGAGCTCGACGACCTCGCCGACATCATGCAGCAGTCCGGCCAGGACGGCGCCCAGATCTACAACAACCTCCGCGCCCGCGCCGCCGCACTCCGCTCGGCGATGCTCAGCGCCGAACTCGGGAAGGCCAACGCCGTCTCCGAGCGCATGTACATCCCCGCCAGCCTGCTCGGCATCGTCTTCATGGCGATCCTCGTCACCCCGTCGATGCTCCGATTCGCGACCTAA
- a CDS encoding type II secretion system F family protein produces MTVFLPAVFGALIVIGLIGMVYALIPAPPKPPRPARTLTPFGRAGGWFARLNPRTRMLVIGGAVAGLLVALLTGWVIAIVLVPAAFVGIPLLLTPPPAAASVEKLEALEEWTRSLSGKLTAGQSLRSALIKSLQSVPAPIEREVGLMVSRLWNNTATTEDVLRAFAEDLNDSTGDVVASQLILAASGRGQAGLAKALDALAETVAADVRARRQIAADQAKPRTTARTVTVITLGVLGMLALTGDYIEPYGSPLGQVILAVLLTAYVATLLWMRRMAVAKPLPRFLDLQARDAHRAAHRAARGEKEGALA; encoded by the coding sequence ATGACCGTCTTCCTACCCGCCGTCTTCGGGGCGCTCATCGTCATCGGCCTGATCGGCATGGTCTACGCGCTGATCCCCGCACCTCCGAAGCCGCCGCGGCCCGCCCGGACCCTCACCCCGTTCGGCCGGGCGGGTGGCTGGTTCGCCCGGCTCAACCCGCGCACCCGGATGCTGGTCATCGGCGGCGCTGTCGCCGGCCTCCTGGTCGCGTTGCTGACCGGCTGGGTGATCGCGATCGTGCTGGTCCCGGCCGCGTTCGTCGGTATCCCGCTGCTGCTCACGCCCCCGCCGGCGGCCGCGAGCGTCGAGAAGCTCGAGGCGCTCGAGGAGTGGACCCGGTCACTGTCCGGCAAGCTCACGGCCGGACAGTCGCTGCGCTCGGCTCTCATCAAGTCGCTGCAGTCGGTGCCGGCGCCCATCGAGCGCGAGGTCGGCCTGATGGTCTCTCGGCTCTGGAACAACACCGCCACCACCGAGGACGTGCTGCGCGCCTTCGCTGAGGACCTCAACGACTCCACCGGCGACGTGGTGGCCAGCCAGCTAATCCTCGCCGCCAGCGGTCGCGGGCAGGCCGGCCTGGCCAAGGCGCTGGACGCCCTCGCCGAGACCGTCGCGGCCGACGTGCGCGCCCGCCGCCAGATCGCCGCCGACCAGGCCAAGCCGCGCACCACCGCCCGCACGGTCACCGTGATCACCCTCGGCGTCCTGGGCATGCTCGCCCTCACCGGCGACTACATCGAGCCGTACGGCAGCCCGCTCGGCCAGGTCATCCTTGCCGTCCTGCTGACCGCCTACGTGGCCACGCTGCTGTGGATGCGCCGGATGGCGGTAGCCAAGCCGCTCCCGCGCTTCCTCGACCTCCAGGCTCGCGACGCGCACCGAGCGGCGCACCGGGCGGCGCGCGGGGAGAAGGAAGGAGCACTCGCATGA
- a CDS encoding CpaF family protein, whose translation MTTNGHQPGDREPLRADEWLAARHADRGPRSPFARGRGTNGNPPATQPPPPPVPTSEDHDPTSLPIFAGAWTSEDQPPGRTRSDFTLRPLVANPDDQPHASAATDYYDGADVGEVELDWELIAQYRAEISSRLTARLDKEGGRVTDEDREQMGLDVIEEFIKSEAETLVSTGRPPWSRQQENALKAALKAALFGLGRLQPLVEREDVENIIVIARGPECAVWLELVDGTLVEAAPVADSEDELREFLADLGSRQNRPFTEARPHLDLRLPGGARLAAGSWVMAYTSVVIRRHGMREVSMDEMVYDRKACGAVLADFLAACVRAGKSIVVSGVQGSGKTTWVRALCSCIPPWEMIGTFETEFELHLHELVDRHKIVHAWEHRPGSGEVGIDGRQAGEFSLEEAIHHSFRFNLARQIVGEVRGPEVWNMLKAMESGPGSISTTHARSAEHTIEKLVSCAMEKGPQVTRELAISKLAAAIDIVMYLRSEVVPAQDQAGDGTFRKQRWVEEVLVVQPSIDAARGYATTPIFAPNQLGQAVATGKLDNFLAQELARHGFALEAYKAESVANEGADPGMAIS comes from the coding sequence ATGACCACCAACGGACACCAGCCCGGAGACCGCGAGCCGCTCCGCGCCGACGAATGGCTCGCGGCGCGACACGCAGACCGCGGCCCGCGCTCCCCGTTCGCACGCGGCCGCGGCACCAACGGCAACCCGCCGGCCACGCAGCCACCCCCGCCGCCGGTGCCGACCAGCGAGGACCACGACCCGACGTCGCTGCCGATCTTCGCCGGCGCCTGGACCAGCGAGGACCAGCCGCCGGGCCGCACCCGCTCGGACTTCACGCTGCGCCCGCTCGTCGCCAACCCTGACGACCAGCCGCACGCGAGCGCCGCCACCGACTACTACGACGGCGCAGACGTCGGGGAGGTCGAGCTGGACTGGGAGCTCATCGCCCAGTACCGGGCCGAGATTTCCTCCCGGCTGACCGCCCGGCTGGACAAGGAAGGCGGCCGGGTCACCGACGAGGACCGCGAACAGATGGGCCTTGACGTCATCGAGGAGTTCATCAAGTCCGAGGCCGAGACCCTCGTCTCGACCGGCCGTCCGCCGTGGAGCCGCCAGCAGGAGAACGCGCTCAAGGCCGCGCTCAAGGCCGCGCTGTTCGGTCTGGGCCGGCTGCAGCCACTGGTCGAGCGCGAGGACGTGGAGAACATCATCGTCATCGCCCGTGGCCCCGAATGCGCCGTGTGGCTAGAGCTCGTCGACGGCACCCTGGTCGAGGCCGCCCCGGTCGCCGACTCCGAGGACGAGCTGCGCGAGTTCCTCGCCGACCTCGGCTCCCGGCAGAACCGGCCCTTCACCGAAGCGCGTCCGCACCTGGATCTGCGCCTGCCCGGCGGCGCCCGGCTCGCGGCCGGCTCCTGGGTGATGGCCTACACCTCGGTGGTGATCCGCCGGCACGGGATGCGTGAGGTGTCGATGGACGAGATGGTCTACGACCGCAAGGCGTGCGGCGCGGTCCTGGCCGACTTCCTTGCCGCCTGCGTCCGCGCCGGCAAGAGCATCGTCGTCTCCGGAGTCCAGGGCTCGGGTAAGACCACCTGGGTCCGCGCCCTGTGCTCGTGCATCCCGCCCTGGGAGATGATCGGCACCTTCGAGACCGAGTTCGAGCTGCACCTGCACGAGCTGGTCGACCGGCACAAGATCGTCCACGCCTGGGAGCACCGGCCCGGATCCGGCGAGGTGGGCATCGACGGCCGCCAGGCCGGTGAGTTCAGCCTCGAGGAGGCCATCCACCACTCCTTCCGGTTCAATCTCGCCCGCCAGATCGTCGGCGAGGTCCGCGGTCCGGAGGTCTGGAACATGCTCAAGGCCATGGAGTCCGGCCCGGGGTCGATCAGCACCACCCACGCCCGCAGTGCCGAGCACACCATCGAGAAGCTCGTCTCCTGTGCCATGGAGAAGGGCCCGCAGGTCACCCGCGAGCTCGCGATCAGCAAGCTCGCCGCTGCCATCGACATCGTGATGTACCTGCGCTCCGAAGTCGTCCCCGCTCAGGATCAAGCCGGCGACGGCACCTTCCGCAAGCAGCGCTGGGTCGAGGAAGTCCTGGTCGTCCAGCCCAGCATCGACGCGGCCCGCGGGTATGCGACCACCCCGATCTTCGCCCCGAACCAGCTCGGCCAGGCCGTCGCCACCGGGAAGCTCGACAACTTCCTCGCCCAGGAGCTCGCCCGCCACGGGTTCGCCCTCGAGGCGTACAAGGCCGAGTCCGTCGCAAATGAGGGGGCAGACCCGGGGATGGCGATCTCATGA
- a CDS encoding SAF domain-containing protein has protein sequence MSLNTAQSAPGEAPSASRPAPNLNNSPRLKRRRRPWVFALCAALVAAGALGTAFAFTAVNDTQEVLVVSRDIKRGETIEAGDLSVVRVSVDPALSPVAGSQGAELEGSRAAVDLWAGTLLTEEAVTDSLVPGEGESLVGISLTPAQMPSEPLYSGDVVRIVTTPGDQGEITNEDPVTVEAVVVAVSRVQEAGETVVDVSVPEGDAADLAARAATGRVALVLDTRER, from the coding sequence ATGTCGCTGAACACCGCTCAAAGTGCGCCGGGCGAGGCGCCCTCCGCCAGTCGACCTGCGCCTAATCTCAACAACAGTCCACGGCTCAAGCGGCGCCGCAGGCCGTGGGTTTTCGCACTTTGTGCTGCCCTTGTCGCCGCCGGCGCCCTGGGAACCGCGTTCGCGTTCACCGCGGTCAACGACACCCAAGAGGTCCTGGTTGTCAGCCGTGACATCAAGCGCGGCGAGACGATCGAGGCCGGTGACCTCTCGGTGGTGCGGGTGAGCGTCGACCCGGCACTGAGCCCGGTCGCCGGGAGCCAGGGGGCCGAGCTCGAGGGCAGCCGCGCCGCCGTCGACCTGTGGGCCGGCACCCTGCTCACCGAGGAGGCCGTCACCGACAGCCTGGTGCCGGGGGAGGGGGAGTCCCTGGTGGGCATCAGCCTGACCCCGGCGCAGATGCCGTCCGAGCCCCTGTACTCCGGTGACGTCGTCCGGATCGTCACGACGCCCGGCGACCAGGGCGAGATCACTAACGAGGACCCGGTCACGGTCGAGGCAGTCGTCGTTGCTGTTAGCCGCGTGCAGGAGGCCGGCGAGACCGTGGTCGACGTCTCTGTCCCCGAAGGCGACGCCGCCGACCTGGCCGCCCGCGCAGCGACCGGGCGGGTCGCACTGGTCCTGGACACTCGGGAGCGCTGA
- a CDS encoding helix-turn-helix transcriptional regulator produces MASGIDPDALRAAREEAGLTQHELARLVGAAGGERISRWELGTSSPRPDFLVRLAKALDIPTLRLIHLDGEVPDLRALRLQAGLTAPKLAMAVKVAVPTYYTWEQGRWARLPAPESLEALARAYGVAVDAVVAAFRESQRQRQRRGDTSG; encoded by the coding sequence ATGGCCTCCGGAATCGACCCCGACGCGTTGAGGGCTGCTCGCGAGGAAGCGGGGTTGACTCAGCATGAGTTGGCGCGCTTGGTGGGAGCGGCTGGGGGTGAGCGCATCTCTCGCTGGGAGTTGGGCACGTCATCTCCGCGCCCCGACTTCCTGGTCAGACTCGCCAAGGCCCTCGACATCCCGACGCTGCGTCTGATCCACCTCGACGGTGAGGTCCCCGACCTCAGGGCGCTGCGCCTGCAGGCAGGGCTCACCGCGCCGAAGCTCGCGATGGCCGTGAAAGTAGCCGTCCCGACCTACTACACCTGGGAGCAGGGGCGGTGGGCCCGACTCCCTGCACCTGAGTCGCTTGAAGCGCTCGCCCGCGCCTACGGGGTGGCCGTCGATGCGGTGGTCGCGGCTTTCCGTGAGTCCCAGCGACAGCGCCAGCGGCGCGGAGACACATCGGGATGA
- a CDS encoding helix-turn-helix transcriptional regulator: MNIDQAAAYIGIAKSTLYTWRTRRPGFGPRAVKVGSALRYRRSDLDSWIEDHAETPDFETEESIASDNRGPGADQVTTSGRQSSMSRRTRPRHR; the protein is encoded by the coding sequence ATGAATATCGATCAAGCGGCCGCCTACATCGGAATCGCAAAGTCGACGCTCTACACGTGGCGCACCCGACGCCCGGGGTTCGGACCACGCGCAGTGAAGGTAGGCAGCGCACTGCGATACCGCCGTTCAGATCTCGATTCGTGGATCGAGGATCATGCCGAGACCCCCGACTTCGAAACCGAGGAGAGCATCGCAAGCGATAATCGAGGCCCTGGGGCCGACCAAGTGACGACGTCCGGGCGGCAAAGCTCCATGTCGCGACGGACGCGTCCACGACATCGGTAA
- a CDS encoding site-specific integrase, whose protein sequence is MARPPLPIGTFGTITTNEVRPGVYRARTRFRDFDGVTREVKGTGRSTAAAVRELKAKIADRNAPTGDLIGPDMRISKVAEIWLSLYRAEQRSEATTANEYQRIIDNVINPAIGSIRLREATAGRLERLIRSQDSHSRRKKTKTVLKMMFDVAVIDDALPANPVSSTSRLRGQKKEVQALSVDDLNAVRSAVDAWMTKKRPGPKPNQDMPDIVDMLLATGCRIGEVLAIRWTDIDLKATPPTVSITGTIKTETGKGTYRKLKPKSDASKRTIALPPFAVDVLMTRRLEQRPNHYNAVFATRNGTWHQVGNIERRWRTIREDTGFDWVTPHTFRKTVATLINRLVDSDTAARVLGHSSDAITKEFYIEKDRTTPDVTHILQSFAGRATATASDD, encoded by the coding sequence ATGGCTCGCCCCCCGCTGCCCATCGGGACATTCGGGACCATCACGACAAACGAGGTGCGTCCCGGCGTCTACCGCGCAAGAACGCGCTTCCGCGACTTCGACGGCGTCACGCGCGAAGTCAAGGGCACCGGTCGAAGTACCGCCGCAGCAGTGCGAGAACTCAAAGCCAAGATCGCCGATCGAAACGCGCCAACGGGTGACCTCATCGGCCCCGACATGCGGATCAGCAAGGTTGCCGAGATCTGGCTCTCGCTATATCGCGCCGAACAGCGCTCCGAAGCAACCACCGCGAACGAGTATCAACGCATCATCGACAACGTCATCAATCCGGCCATTGGCAGCATTCGCCTGCGCGAGGCGACAGCTGGGCGCCTGGAGCGGCTCATCAGATCTCAGGACTCCCACAGCCGCCGCAAGAAGACCAAGACGGTCCTCAAGATGATGTTCGACGTCGCAGTCATCGACGATGCGCTTCCGGCCAACCCGGTTTCCTCCACGTCCCGACTGCGGGGCCAAAAGAAGGAGGTCCAAGCGCTCTCCGTGGACGATCTCAATGCGGTCCGCTCCGCTGTCGACGCCTGGATGACCAAGAAGCGGCCAGGTCCGAAGCCGAACCAGGACATGCCAGACATCGTCGACATGCTGCTCGCCACAGGGTGCCGGATCGGGGAAGTACTCGCGATCCGATGGACAGACATCGACTTGAAGGCCACCCCGCCGACGGTGTCCATCACCGGCACCATCAAGACGGAGACGGGTAAGGGCACCTATCGGAAACTCAAGCCGAAGTCGGACGCGTCGAAGCGCACCATCGCGCTACCACCATTTGCCGTCGACGTTCTGATGACACGCCGACTGGAGCAACGACCCAACCACTACAACGCGGTCTTCGCCACGCGCAACGGCACCTGGCACCAGGTCGGCAACATCGAGCGGAGGTGGCGCACGATCCGCGAAGACACCGGCTTCGACTGGGTGACGCCACACACCTTCCGCAAGACCGTGGCGACCTTGATCAACCGCCTGGTCGACTCCGACACCGCAGCCCGCGTCCTCGGTCACTCCTCAGATGCGATCACCAAGGAGTTCTACATCGAGAAGGACCGGACCACACCCGACGTGACGCACATCCTGCAATCCTTCGCCGGCCGGGCCACAGCGACCGCATCGGACGACTGA
- the der gene encoding ribosome biogenesis GTPase Der yields MTEVLGPVPVLAVVGRPNVGKSTLVNRIIGRREAVVEDVPGVTRDRVPYDANWAGRAFTVVDTGGWDPDARGLAHSIAAQAEVAVSLADAVLFVVDATVGITDADEAVVRILRKSGRPVVLAANKVDDARTEAEAFGLWNLGLGEPYPVSALHGRGSGDLLDAVLAALPEAPPEREPEVGGPRRIAIVGKPNVGKSSLLNRLAGEERVVVDNVAGTTVDPVDELIELGGREWRFIDTAGIRKRVKEASGHEYYASLRTSTAIDRAEVAVLVLDGSQSISEQDVRILQTVREAGRALVIAFNKWDLVDEERRYYLDREIERELVQVQWAPRINVTARTGWHVDRLVPALDKALEGWETRIGTGALNTFLGRLVAEHPHPVRGGKQPKILFGTQASVAPPTFILFTSGKLEASYERYVERRLREEFGFVGTPIVLQQRPREKRKR; encoded by the coding sequence ATGACCGAGGTCCTCGGACCCGTCCCCGTCCTGGCCGTCGTCGGCCGCCCCAACGTCGGCAAGTCGACGCTGGTCAACCGCATCATCGGCCGACGCGAGGCCGTCGTGGAGGACGTCCCCGGCGTCACCCGCGACCGCGTGCCGTACGACGCCAACTGGGCCGGCCGCGCGTTCACCGTCGTCGACACCGGCGGGTGGGACCCCGACGCTCGGGGGCTCGCCCACTCGATCGCCGCGCAGGCGGAGGTCGCGGTCAGCCTGGCCGACGCCGTGCTGTTCGTGGTCGACGCCACCGTCGGCATCACCGACGCCGACGAGGCCGTCGTCCGCATCCTGCGCAAGTCCGGTCGCCCGGTCGTGCTGGCCGCGAACAAGGTCGACGACGCCCGCACCGAGGCCGAGGCGTTCGGTCTGTGGAACCTCGGCCTCGGTGAGCCGTACCCGGTCTCAGCCCTGCACGGCCGCGGGTCCGGCGACCTGCTCGACGCCGTCCTCGCGGCCCTGCCCGAGGCGCCGCCGGAGCGCGAGCCCGAGGTCGGCGGCCCGCGCCGGATCGCGATCGTGGGCAAGCCGAACGTCGGCAAGTCCTCGCTCCTCAACCGCCTCGCGGGCGAGGAGCGGGTCGTCGTCGACAACGTCGCAGGCACCACCGTCGACCCCGTCGACGAGCTGATCGAGCTCGGCGGGCGCGAGTGGCGCTTCATCGACACCGCCGGCATCCGCAAGCGCGTCAAGGAGGCCTCGGGGCACGAGTACTACGCCTCGCTGCGCACCAGCACCGCCATCGACCGCGCCGAGGTCGCCGTGCTGGTCCTCGACGGCTCCCAGTCGATCTCGGAGCAGGACGTCCGGATCCTGCAGACCGTCCGCGAGGCCGGCCGCGCGCTGGTCATCGCGTTCAACAAGTGGGACCTCGTCGACGAGGAGCGTCGCTACTACCTCGATCGAGAGATCGAGCGCGAGCTCGTGCAGGTGCAGTGGGCGCCGCGGATCAACGTGACCGCCCGCACCGGGTGGCACGTCGACCGGCTCGTGCCCGCGCTCGACAAGGCGCTCGAGGGCTGGGAGACGCGCATCGGCACCGGTGCGCTCAACACCTTCCTCGGTCGGCTCGTGGCCGAGCACCCGCACCCGGTGCGCGGTGGCAAGCAGCCGAAGATCCTCTTCGGCACCCAGGCCTCGGTCGCGCCGCCGACATTCATCCTGTTCACCAGCGGCAAGCTCGAGGCCTCCTACGAGCGGTACGTCGAGCGCCGGCTGCGCGAGGAGTTCGGCTTCGTCGGCACCCCGATCGTGCTGCAGCAGCGGCCGCGGGAGAAGCGCAAGCGCTGA
- a CDS encoding 1-acyl-sn-glycerol-3-phosphate acyltransferase: MTPAAPAVHRERPRSDQVRFPPRYLLHPLRPVARGLVRRRYDVRVLGSDQVPASGPVIFAANHLGVADGPFLAMFAPRPVHALTKLEMFRGALGRFLLASGQVPLDRFNPDPYAVKVCLRVLRDGGAVGIFPEGARGGGDLGRFHRGAAYFALVTGAPVVPVTFLGTRAPGAHMGQLPPRGTAMAVCFGAPWHVGAVPWPRTREQVEHASLLLREHMLVHLDHARRSTGLELPGPLPATDVEPDPATGVTEQGAP, from the coding sequence GTGACCCCGGCGGCGCCGGCCGTCCACCGGGAGCGGCCGCGCAGCGACCAGGTCCGCTTCCCCCCGCGCTACCTCCTCCACCCGCTGCGCCCGGTCGCGCGCGGGCTGGTCCGACGGCGGTACGACGTGCGCGTCCTGGGCAGCGACCAGGTCCCCGCCTCCGGCCCGGTGATCTTCGCCGCCAACCACCTCGGCGTGGCCGACGGGCCGTTCCTGGCGATGTTCGCCCCGCGCCCGGTGCACGCGCTGACCAAGCTCGAGATGTTCCGCGGCGCCCTCGGCCGCTTCCTGCTCGCCTCCGGCCAGGTGCCGCTGGACCGGTTCAACCCCGACCCGTACGCCGTGAAGGTGTGCCTGCGCGTGCTGCGCGACGGGGGAGCGGTCGGCATCTTCCCCGAGGGCGCCCGCGGCGGCGGTGACCTCGGCCGCTTCCACCGCGGCGCGGCGTACTTCGCCCTGGTGACGGGCGCTCCCGTGGTGCCCGTGACCTTCCTCGGCACCCGTGCGCCGGGGGCCCACATGGGCCAGCTGCCGCCGCGCGGGACCGCCATGGCCGTCTGCTTCGGTGCGCCGTGGCACGTCGGCGCCGTACCGTGGCCCCGCACCCGGGAACAGGTCGAGCACGCCTCGTTGTTGTTGAGGGAGCACATGTTGGTCCACCTGGACCACGCACGCAGGTCGACCGGGCTGGAGCTGCCGGGTCCGTTGCCAGCCACCGATGTCGAACCCGACCCCGCCACCGGGGTCACCGAGCAAGGAGCACCATGA
- the cmk gene encoding (d)CMP kinase gives MTSTAADRSDLFPDRLVVAVDGTSGSGKSSTCRGVATRLGLRYLDTGAMFRAMTWWMLEHGVDVHDPAAVAARADEPVIVSGTDPAGPTITVDGTDVAAAIRTDEVTGSVSPVSTVPEVRARLLRLQRDIIGADVDPTGIVVEGRDIGSVVVPDAPVKLYLTADAAARATRRAAEQGAADIATTEQLLLSRDAIDSGRATAPLVMADGAVHVDTTGYTLDEVIELVVGMVDRVGT, from the coding sequence GTGACCAGCACTGCCGCGGACCGTTCCGACCTGTTCCCCGACAGGCTCGTCGTCGCCGTCGACGGCACCTCCGGCTCCGGCAAGTCCAGCACCTGCCGCGGCGTCGCGACCCGCCTCGGCCTGCGCTACCTCGACACCGGGGCGATGTTCCGGGCGATGACCTGGTGGATGCTCGAGCACGGCGTCGACGTCCACGACCCCGCCGCGGTCGCGGCGCGGGCCGACGAGCCGGTCATCGTCTCGGGCACCGACCCCGCCGGACCGACCATCACCGTCGACGGCACCGACGTGGCCGCCGCGATCCGCACCGACGAAGTCACCGGCTCCGTCTCGCCGGTCAGCACCGTCCCGGAGGTCCGGGCCCGGCTGCTGCGGCTCCAGCGCGACATCATCGGCGCCGACGTCGACCCGACCGGGATCGTCGTCGAGGGGCGCGACATCGGCTCGGTCGTCGTGCCGGACGCCCCGGTCAAGCTGTACCTCACCGCGGACGCCGCCGCCCGCGCCACCCGTCGCGCCGCCGAGCAGGGCGCCGCCGACATCGCGACCACCGAGCAGCTCCTGCTCTCGCGCGACGCCATCGACTCCGGCCGCGCCACCGCGCCGCTGGTGATGGCCGACGGCGCCGTCCACGTCGACACCACCGGCTACACCCTCGACGAGGTGATCGAGCTGGTGGTGGGCATGGTCGACCGGGTCGGGACGTGA